The segment ATGACATGGattgaatagatagatagatgttacAACACAGTTGTTATTATAGGCCCTACAGTTTATCTTTTTCTATTTGCCATGGTAACCAGCCTAGTGTACCTTTACCAAACTGTTTATGTTTATGGAATGTATAAATAAAGATTGTTTTGTGTACTCCATACAAAAGTGTAAGAGATTGTGCCAGCTTGGGACATTGAGGCGTTGCTCCCCTGGGGAGTtctctggggtggggtgggcatgcatttcattgtgtgctgtggagtgctgtgtcacaataataaTGGGACttccccaggtgggctttcacatttaggcataatgtttgtttgttgtttatgtGTAAGTATTGGGCTAGTGAGTGGttgtgacctcatcataagcgtgTTAATGCCCCCTTcgtttttagtttagtttttttttaaagattttttagggcttttttgcctttatttctgacagggaAGTTGAGGTGAGACAAGagatgagtgtggagagagacggggaaggattgacaAATGGCCAccgccggaatcgaacccgggtcgccagcgtaggaACCCAGTGCCCtcccgttaggccatggcagtgcCCGATGACCCCTTTGTAGTAGCCTCTCAATGTAGATGGGCCTGTCAAtgggcccattcactctttgctgaaaacgctcaactacatcataacaactttgctatgacaatgcagagagtcttcagTAACTGATTAAGAATTGGTCATtaaccatttggtgacaataaggttataacagaggctctgcactaaggggtttaaAAACAAGGTGATTAAAGGCGGGTTATGCTCTCTCTTCAGCCTGACGCCTACAAGTCAACAcagttagttttgatttttgctccatTATGTCTATTGTTTTGTAGCTAGCTACACTGCTGCCGTTAACTGCGTCgctgtctgcgggcagtcacattttcaggcgtgccctgggggggggggataactgcgtggctgtctgcatcatcgcGCAGACACGTTGGTTTCGGAGTATAAACCAGGCTTAAAGGTGGTTTTGTCAAGACAGACAGAAACCCTGCACCTACCTATAGCTTCTATCTAAAGCAGTGTTTTTCAAACTTTTCCTGTCATTCCCCCTTCAgaagaagggtgtctgtctgcgcaccccgtcgagcaaaatggttacgaaaatacaaataaataggccttcgtaaagtttattagagcctaatatacatgtatatggcctatgatgttctctaaatattagtgaataaattaatgcatatattgtgattgtaaagtgaatgtgttgacttaatggcaaagcagaaaagtattaaaaaagagaaACCTTCTGACTCCAcacgccccccctccaataccctccgtgcccccctaggggggcttccgccccactttgagaaacactgatctaaagtgaaatgAACTAGTTTTAGTGTATATCCTGAGGGTCGTTGGAGCCTGGGAAATCAAATCCCACGTTGCTTTGCAacatcgttccgatctgaaagacagcatggattttCCACTAAAAACAATGGGATTATCATGTCACGAAAGAGAACACAAGCAAGATATGACCACTGTTAATCACGTCACAAAATAATGCACAAACAAGATATGAGCTGTGAATCACGTCATGGGCAGCAGTCATGGGCATGCTGTTAGGGCGTTTGACTTGTAGGCCAatggttgccagtttgactcctgatgggggagtaattaatcagtgctctcccccatcctcctccatgactgaggtaccctgagcatggtaccgtcccgccgcgccgcactgctccctttcgggtgccattgggggctgccgccTTGCAAAGCctcaggtgaggcataaatgcaatttaattgtgtgcagtgtgcattgatCACTTGTGTGTTGCAGAGTGCTGTgcgccacaatgacaatgggaattgggctttcacttcatttcactAAAAACACAAGCAAGATGTGACCACTAAAGAGTACAATAACAAGATATGAACATTGTGAAGAGGTTGATGAACGAGAATTATGGCAGCCAGTGGTGTAATGGTTATGGTgatggtcttcagatcagagggttgtcggATCAAATTCCACCTTTTGCCAGGTTGGAAGGATGTACTACATGTACTATGTCCCAATACCTTCAGCCGTGGCTGTGAGTCTGTGGCTGtttctcaaatgccgcacttgtgcacttgtgcactcATGTCAACTGAAaacttcagttgagccagtgcactgaaagtgctaAGATGATCCCcgtaacaatggcggaaaaatgcagtgcttgaatgatggacactgcacgcactaaacggcggccatgttggcaatgacacggaggaaatgtggcattcagttcagtagaagagtttggtcaacagtctcctaattctgtaagtaatgttgatgggacaccaaccttttcatgccaaccaaagtattgtatgtgtgattgttgtcctttgggggtgaaggacatggaaatacaagcacctgaagctgtgcattgtaaaacagtagtcaactcatattttggcaagctaatgccatgcttggccgtcacttccagcgagggcacagtgcatattgctcaattttttccacgacactatgcagtaaagacctcagtgcactgtgtgatgaaagtgtgtcatttgagacatagcctgtgacccattaaagcaggggtgggaaaggggaacccatgtctcgagggccaggggcggggaacccatgtctcgagggccaggggcgGGGGGAAACCCGTTTTCTCGAGGGCCAGGGGCGGGGAACCCGTGTCTTGAGGGCCATGGGGGGGAACccgtgtctcgagggccaggggtggggggcCCATGTTTCGAGGGCCAGGGGGGGGgcccatgtctcgagggccagggggggggcccatgtctcgagggctgtttgcgtCCCTTGATGCCGTCTTATCTGGCACCCGACTAAGTTTTaacgttatgcagcttcacatgaaatacgatAATTTTTGTTAAgacatcttagaaattacatttgcaataaaataaaatcatattttaaagggacactgtgtgatatttttagttgtttatttccagaattcatgctacccattcacaaatgttaccttgttCATGAATACTATGACCGTCAAAGTACCGTCAAAACTTTTAGCGGTTCAAACGAGTGGCTGCTTTTGTTTGCTGTTGGCCTACTAAATTAGTAGTGCTTGCTGGAATCCACCAAGTGGGAAAGTTACAGGTGTGTGCCGCGTTCATGCTTGGAATCGATAAGGGAATGGTTAAGTAAACTGCCAAACGATTCCATGGAATCGGGATGCACGGAATCGGTTCTCAACAGGAACCGATTTTCGATTCCCATCCCTAAtcaggactgtacttggaccatagtagaaaatatttgtttattacttactaagatcctatttggcaataggcagcccagtttcaatgagcagcatagttgcagtacctgttttgaccatttcctgcacagtgtccctttaaagggacctagtgaaggtgtggtctgttgtaaaggtggccgccttcaatataggcctaaaaggcagggggaaatgtgtgtttgtattttaatGCATTAtggtttcagggcccccttgactcttgggccccaggAGTAATCTACCCCTGCCTATATAACCTGTCGCAGGGCTggcctggaggagaaatagggcccgggcacttttggcttaacccattgatgcctaaaagcTATTGCAAAAAATGCTTGCTGAATGCCTGAAACCCTTttggggaaagttgccctcagcctataatcacttaaagggacactgtgagattttcagttgtttatttccagaattcatgctgcccattcactaatgttacctttttcatgaatacgtaccaccagcaTCGAATTctaaaatattcattatgactggaaaaattgcacttttcatacatgaaaagggggatcttctccatggtccgccattttgaatgtccaaaaatggccatttttagctggaaaaatgactgtacttggaccatactagaaaatatgtgtttaatacttagtaaactttcatgtaaagatcaaatttagcaataggcagcccaaattcaataagcagcatagttgcagctgtaacatacccacatgtttatTAAAATCatcagcacagaactgactcaccagtgggccccacaccctcatgggcgctttttattattatttttacatttctgaacataggggcccacgagggtgcagggcccactgggaaatgcccggtatgtcaGATGACCCTTTCCAGCTCTAACCTGTCCTGTGTACTCACTATTTCTACAGTAGACTAAACAATGTTGGTCATTGTCATCATGTAGTCTTCATGAAAATAAGGGCACACAACACACTGGAGAGGGAAATtacaaatctctctctttctctccctctcgctctctctctatctctcagggTGTAGACCTATTCAGACCAATAAAATTTGATAGTTCACCTGCTTTGGTTCTGACCAAACacgtaggtgtgaatacgccctcaGACACGccttgtttaaccccttaatgcagagcctttgttataaccttaccgacaccaaaatggtaatgaccacgtCCTAATCAGTTACTACCTAAGACTCCTTCcattgtcacagcaatgttgctatgatgtggttaagtgttttcagcaaagtgaACAGGCCCGtagacgggcccatctgcagtaagaagtcTTGTACTTGTTGGTGGGTGAGGTGGAGAGTTGTACAAGGTAGAAGCAGAGATACTGTTatgtatgtaattacaacaccagttgTGTGAGATTACGCAACAGCAactgtaacagaggccaactagcagagtgtggcgtggacaTGAGTAAACCCCCCTCCCTTACAGGCTCAGAACTGAAGCGTTGaccaggaggtggcgggttcgagccccgagcgAGCGGGCGGTCtgtgctagcctggtcctgaccatcccataatactaccatttaatttcgtatttatggtctggtagttgtgtgatctgacgcgattacaggaagcgggaagtttgcactcagttatggtttgaaatgattggacagctctcacccaatcgcacacagttactcaacaacaacatcgcgcagaccagagccattggcgcagacgttttcgtcatcgtcacgagcgccctcgccctttctcccccacgtgtAGCGCTTATTCGTTTATTGGCTattttctgattagattagatggggggcgttgcgatcaaaatcccaccgatctggcactccacagaagagcaaggccagactaccgtagtgcagccaatcctttggcggaagtacgtaggatggctcgcgaggctaggtctgtgcaggaacacctcaaaCACAAGCTTGTAATATCATACAACTATGGGTTGCAATTACATCAGTGATAGTACGTCTACTTGCTTTATACATCTTTGGTGAGGTGTTGGGGGATCATAGTGTAGCTCATTAATTACATGTATTTTAGCAGATTTTTTggttggttacactttacttgacgcaggcGTCATAAGCATGACATGGCAGTgtcatagtgtcatgacacagtcatacacgagtcataaacattatgtcaatgttatacacgttttatggccatgagtTGACATTGATAGGGCTGTCttaaccataaccgaatgtcacttaatgacaacagtcataaaatgtttatagcatggacattatgtttatgactttatttgacacTGTTTTATGCTTAGCCTatgactgcgttacgacactgttatgacactgtcatgtcgtgCGCTTATgataagtaaagtgttacctgtgtgtcATTTTCCTGGCGGTGATAAGTCAACTCGGCTCCCTTTAAGACTGCCAGTTGCTGTGAGCGATACTGGGAGGAGCTCCAGAGAGCCTCCCCGGAATTCTAAACCCACCAGCCGGGCGAGTTTGAGTCATCGCCGGCCAGACAACAACACTTCAGCCCGGTGCTCCCTACGATCAAGGGTCTGGACTCGGGAGGACCAAATGATCATATACAACAAGACACTTCATTTGACCAAAAGCTGACTCTGGCCAATAGACGAACAAACAACTCCCGGAGTTTCcaaaactgtgcgtgtgtgttgatgttgcCGGTCTCGTTTGTGTCActttgggaggaggaggaggaaacaggAGAGCTCATCGCACCGTAGGCTAGTTCTACACCGCGTTTGGGCGCTCCGATGGGCGATGAAAAGCCGCCTGATGTGGGTTTCAGTTCGGATGAGGTCCGGAAAGAGCCCGGTCCCGATCCGCAGCCCTGTTCGGACGAGGCGGATCATGTCGCCATCAGGTTCAAAGTGTACCGACGGAGATGGTTCATTCTGCTGGTGCTGTGCCTTCTCAACTGCTCCAACGCCATGGTATGTATTGTCACTGCCACCAGTCTGGCCCAAAATGCCAGGACTTCTCTATCGGCATTAATAGC is part of the Engraulis encrasicolus isolate BLACKSEA-1 unplaced genomic scaffold, IST_EnEncr_1.0 scaffold_881_np1212, whole genome shotgun sequence genome and harbors:
- the LOC134444943 gene encoding solute carrier family 49 member A3-like — protein: MGDEKPPDVGFSSDEVRKEPGPDPQPCSDEADHVAIRFKVYRRRWFILLVLCLLNCSNAMSWLTFAPVADESGAALGVSVDQVNWLSLVYMVTAIPLAAISTWMLDTCGLRPTLIL